A single window of Pyrus communis chromosome 10, drPyrComm1.1, whole genome shotgun sequence DNA harbors:
- the LOC137748178 gene encoding uncharacterized protein, translated as MAARASVLALHPARNAHRSSSSSPAHVPKPAPPSGLALSGRRQLALSLTWTAAIAAVCAKEAKAEDIGLFGLRRKVKEAEKEAEVIVKEGIEAAEKGLETAEKGLESAELGIGTAEEGVEAALSFWGLAQAGAVVGAEVAGVLVATSVVSGILGPER; from the coding sequence ATGGCTGCGAGAGCTTCAGTACTCGCTCTCCACCCAGCGCGCAATGCGCACCgcagctcctcctcctccccggCGCACGTTCCGAAGCCTGCGCCGCCGAGTGGACTCGCATTATCCGGGCGGAGACAGCTGGCGCTGTCGCTGACGTGGACGGCGGCGATTGCGGCTGTGTGTGCGAAGGAGGCGAAGGCGGAAGACATCGGGCTGTTTGGGCTGAGGAGGAAGGTGAAGGAGGCGGAGAAGGAGGCGGAGGTGATAGTGAAGGAAGGGATTGAGGCGGCGGAGAAGGGGCTGGAAACGGCGGAGAAGGGGCTAGAATCGGCGGAGTTGGGGATTGGAACGGCGGAGGAAGGGGTGGAAGCGGCGTTGAGCTTCTGGGGTTTGGCGCAGGCTGGAGCGGTGGTGGGAGCGGAGGTTGCGGGGGTTTTGGTGGCAACTTCGGTTGTGAGTGGGATTCTGGGGCCGGAGCGTTAG
- the LOC137748176 gene encoding thioredoxin-like protein HCF164, chloroplastic has product MARVASNPVGFHRFRPCFQTPPLPRYVKPSIHFPNHHRRFPTVSCQQTPNPSDPSTTEKSVVEPGSGSDTSSQATSSSTSSGPPEFPNKNTNRQVAVVSTLAALALFLSARLHFGVSLKDLSVAALPYEEALSNGKPTVVEFYADWCEVCRELAPDVYKVEQKYKGRVNFVMLNVDNTKWEQELDEFGVEGIPHFAFLDKAGNEEGNVVGRLPEKYLLENVDALARGEASIPHARVVGQFSSAEARKVHQVSEPRSHG; this is encoded by the exons ATGGCTCGCGTGGCTTCCAACCCAGTTGGCTTCCATAGATTCCGGCCATGTTTCCAAACTCCTCCACTTCCCCGCTACGTTAAACCCTCTATCCACTTCCCAAACCACCACCGCCGATTTCCGACCGTTTCTTGCCAGCAAACCCCCAATCCATCCGACCCCTCCACGACG GAGAAGTCAGTTGTTGAGCCAGGCTCTGGCAGTGATACCAGCAGTCAAGCTACGAGTTCCTCCACGAGCTCTGGCCCTCCGGAATTTCCAAACAAGAATACCAACAGGCAAGTAGCGGTGGTTTCCACTCTTGCAGCTCTGGCACTTTTCTTATCAGCAAGGCTCCATTTTGGTGTTTCTTTGAAGGACCTCTCCGTTGCGGCATTACCTTATGAAGAG GCTCTTTCAAATGGGAAGCCTACTGTTGTTGAGTTCTATGCCGATTGGTGTGAAGTATGCAGGGAATTAGCTCCAGATGTCTATAAAGTTGAGCAGAAGTATAA GGGTCGTGTAAATTTTGTTATGCTGAACGTAGACAACACAAAGTGGGAACAGGAGCTTGATGAGTTTGGTGTTGAGGGAATTCCACACTTTGCGTTCCTAGATAAAGCGGGAAACGAAGAGGGTAACGTAGTAGGCAGGCTTCCAGAGAAGTACCTGCTTGAAAATGTGGACGCTCTTGCCCGTGGAGAAGCTTCCATACCTCACGCTCGTGTAGTGGGGCAGTTTTCAAGTGCCGAAGCCAGAAAGGTTCACCAAGTTTCTGAACCAAGAAGTCACGGATAG
- the LOC137747424 gene encoding uncharacterized protein — protein sequence MVEEASASASATATASETLTQTAALEAQRSNEATITEVAQGGAESTCNNDSTEASAVSSDGDREKSLEFADELIEKGSKAVKHSDYGEATECFSRALEIRVAHFGELAPQCVNAYYKYGCALLYKAQEETDPLGAVPKKEDESQQESAKNGVNGESSTASVSCNAEQDASLSNQEGAADDGVSGGKDQDEDGENSDDADLAEADADEDETDLDLAWKMLDVARAIVEKHPADTMEKVDILSALAEVALEREDIQTSLSDYEKALSILERLVEPDSRRIAELNFRICLCLEIGSKPEEAIPYCQKAISTCRSRVRRLMLESRSFSESTTSSSASVLEPGVTLTPNVTESDNNVTDKQAEIETLTELSGDLEKKLEDLQQLASNSKSILAEILGLASAKAKGTEKSESSAVVSSSRMGTADNNGGFDSPTVSTAHTNGASGVTHLGVVGRGVKRVLMNAGSGESSASKKPALDSSEDKGEGNVS from the exons ATGGTAGAAGAAGCATCAGCGTCGGCGtcggcgacggcgacggcgaGCGAAACCCTAACCCAAACCGCCGCGCTGGAGGCACAGAGGTCGAACGAGGCCACCATCACGGAGGTAGCTCAGGGAGGCGCCGAGTCCACTTGCAACAACGACAGCACGGAAGCTTCAGCTGTCAGCTCCGATGGAGATCGTGAAAAGTCGCTCGAGTTCGCCGACGAGCTGATTGAGAAGGGCTCCAAGGCGGTCAAGCACTCTGATTACGGCGAAGCCACCGAGTGCTTCAGCCGTGCCTTGGAAATCAG GGTTGCACATTTCGGTGAACTTGCTCCTCAGTGTGTCAATGCGTACTATAAATATGGATGTGCATTGCTTTACAAAGCTCAAGAGGAGACTGATCCATTGGGTGCTGTACCCAAGAAGGAGGACGAGTCGCAGCAAGAATCTGCTAAGAATGGTGTAAATGGTGAATCTTCCACAGCTTCTGTTTCATGTAATGCCGAACAGGATGCAAGTTTGAGTAATCAGGAGGGAGCAGCTGATGATGGTG TTTCTGGTGGAAAAGACCAGGATGAAGATGGTGAGAATAGCGATGATGCGGACCTGGCTGAAGCAGATGCAGATGAAGATGAAACTGACCTTGATTTGGCATGGAAAATGCTAGATGTAGCAAGAGCTATTGTTGAAAAACACCCGGCTGACACAATGGAGAAGGTGGACATATTATCAGCTTTGGCAGAAGTTGCATTGGAAAGAG AGGACATTCAAACTTCTCTCAGTGACTATGAAAAAGCACTTTCCATTTTGGAGCGGTTGGTTGAGCCTGATAGCCGACGTATAGCTGAACT AAATTTTCGAATATGTTTGTGTCTAGAGATTGGCTCCAAGCCTGAGGAAGCCATTCCGTATTGCCAGAAGGCTATATCAACCTGTAGGTCTCGTGTGCGGCGGCTCATGCTTGAATCAAGGAGTTTCTCGGAGTCCACAACATCGTCGTCTGCTTCTGTATTGGAGCCTGGTGTCACGCTTACCCCAAATGTTACCGAGTCTGATAATAATGTGACGGATAAACAGGCAGAGATTGAAACACTAACTGAACTCTCTGGAGATCTGGAAAAGAAG CTTGAAGATCTGCAACAGTTGGCGTCAAACTCAAAATCCATTCTCGCTGAGATTCTGGGATTAGCATCTGCCAAGGCAAAAGGGACTGAGAAAAGTGAATCTTCAGCAGTGGTGAGCTCTTCAAGGATGGGAACTGCTGACAACAATGGAGGTTTCGACTCCCCAACTGTTTCTACTGCTCATACAAATGGAGCTTCTGGAGTCACACATCTTGGTGTGGTGGGAAGAGGAGTCAAGCGAGTGTTGATGAACGCAGGCTCGGGAGAATCAAGCGCATCGAAGAAGCCTGCTTTGGATTCATCGGAAGATAAGGGTGAGGGCAACGTGTCGTGA